From the genome of Verrucomicrobiaceae bacterium, one region includes:
- a CDS encoding acyltransferase, with amino-acid sequence MFFVLSGFLITYLLLEEETKTGTISVRHFYVRRILRTWPLYFLVVALALFVWPVFFPIIAGEHTSAIRHSIAGLACYALLLPNLAAIFLHPLPFAGQTWSIGVEEQFYLVWPVLMKVFQTQNLDHSRHLRWLRPLIPRLFQLAEHAKCFDHR; translated from the coding sequence TTGTTTTTCGTCCTCAGCGGTTTTTTGATCACCTACTTGCTGCTGGAGGAAGAAACCAAAACCGGAACCATCTCCGTCAGACACTTTTATGTGCGGCGAATACTGCGCACATGGCCATTGTACTTTTTGGTCGTAGCCCTAGCGCTCTTTGTCTGGCCAGTATTCTTTCCCATCATCGCAGGAGAGCACACCTCCGCTATTCGCCATTCCATCGCAGGACTCGCCTGCTATGCCTTGTTGCTGCCCAATCTGGCTGCCATTTTTCTTCATCCACTGCCTTTTGCAGGCCAGACTTGGTCCATCGGCGTCGAAGAACAATTCTACCTCGTCTGGCCCGTGCTGATGAAGGTATTTCAAACGCAGAATCTTGATCATTCTCGGCATCTGCGTTGGCTACGGCCTCTTATTCCACGGCTTTTTCAGTTGGCTGAGCACGCAAAGTGCTTCGACCATCGATAG
- a CDS encoding addiction module protein, giving the protein MSAAVAHLLNEALLLPTESRIELVEAVLERSEPSPEFISQQMEVVARRMENVRTGASRLIPAEEAHQRVLDSLKLRA; this is encoded by the coding sequence ATGAGTGCAGCTGTAGCCCATCTCCTGAACGAAGCCCTGCTTTTGCCGACCGAGTCGCGGATCGAACTCGTGGAGGCTGTTTTGGAGCGTTCGGAGCCTTCGCCGGAGTTTATCAGTCAGCAGATGGAAGTGGTGGCGCGGAGGATGGAGAATGTGCGAACAGGGGCTTCTCGTTTGATTCCTGCCGAAGAGGCGCATCAGCGTGTTTTGGACAGCTTGAAGCTTCGTGCATGA
- a CDS encoding glycosyltransferase family 4 protein, with amino-acid sequence MRILIIVENLPVPLDRRVWQEACALRDAGHDVTVICPQMRGYTTPYEVLEGITIYRHWISGEAKGVKGFLMEYASALWGELCCAVKAWRTKGFDVIHLCNPPDLLFLVALPFKLLAGVRVIFDVHDLWPEMFEAKFGKRGLMYWAVRAAERGTLALADAVMATNQSVLAAVKQRGRKADDEVFVVRTAPNKLNTSLPEDAALKKGRKYLVGYIGVLGNADGVNYLIEAAKHIVQTRKREDVQFLLMGSGPEHADLVKQRDEMGLGAFVDMPGRVSNEFLFAGLKTMDLGVACDPINDYNDHCTMNKTLEYMAFGKAQVMFGTREGMFSAGDAARYVMENSAEKLGDAILEMLDDPAVRERMGRIGYERLTTELCWEKSVELSLRTYERALAA; translated from the coding sequence ATGCGCATTCTCATCATCGTCGAAAATCTCCCGGTGCCGTTGGACCGGCGTGTTTGGCAGGAGGCGTGTGCGTTGCGGGATGCGGGGCATGATGTGACGGTGATTTGTCCGCAGATGCGCGGTTACACGACGCCGTATGAGGTGCTGGAGGGGATCACGATCTACCGGCACTGGATCAGTGGCGAGGCGAAGGGCGTGAAGGGCTTTTTGATGGAGTATGCTTCGGCGCTTTGGGGCGAGCTGTGCTGCGCGGTGAAGGCGTGGCGGACGAAGGGCTTTGATGTGATCCACTTGTGCAATCCGCCGGATTTGCTGTTCCTAGTGGCGCTGCCGTTCAAGCTGCTGGCGGGCGTGCGCGTGATCTTTGACGTGCACGATTTGTGGCCGGAGATGTTTGAGGCGAAGTTCGGCAAGCGTGGGCTCATGTACTGGGCGGTGCGCGCGGCGGAACGCGGCACGCTGGCGCTGGCAGACGCGGTGATGGCGACGAATCAGAGCGTGCTGGCCGCCGTGAAGCAGCGCGGGCGGAAGGCGGATGATGAAGTCTTCGTGGTGCGCACGGCGCCGAACAAACTGAATACGAGTTTGCCTGAGGACGCGGCTTTGAAGAAGGGAAGAAAGTACCTCGTGGGCTACATCGGCGTGCTGGGGAATGCGGACGGCGTGAATTACCTGATCGAGGCCGCGAAACACATCGTGCAGACGCGGAAGCGTGAGGATGTGCAGTTCCTGCTGATGGGCAGCGGCCCGGAGCATGCGGATCTGGTGAAGCAGCGTGATGAGATGGGCCTCGGGGCCTTCGTGGACATGCCGGGGCGTGTTTCGAACGAGTTTTTGTTCGCCGGTTTGAAGACGATGGACCTAGGCGTGGCCTGTGACCCGATCAATGACTACAACGACCACTGCACGATGAACAAGACGCTGGAGTACATGGCCTTCGGCAAGGCGCAGGTAATGTTTGGCACGCGAGAGGGCATGTTCAGCGCGGGCGACGCGGCGCGGTATGTGATGGAAAACAGCGCGGAGAAGCTGGGCGATGCCATTTTGGAAATGCTCGACGACCCAGCCGTGCGTGAGCGCATGGGGAGGATCGGCTACGAACGACTGACAACAGAGCTGTGCTGGGAGAAGTCGGTGGAGCTGAGCCTGCGGACGTATGAGCGGGCTTTAGCTGCGTGA
- a CDS encoding heparinase II/III family protein: MSIHVEHETSLETPLALPPAPRDAAREIAGRVRAKAVEAAVPLAKKGWEMFQLGAVCESSLKLPVKESAPAVLREAVRADAVRIMEGRLLLLGWKEAQVSRPPVWSRDEVHDVAIPMTVKDYRHLEGGADARCAWEIARWSEMVRLAQDAWLNGELVSLKTAQMWMHDWIEKNPVGQGIHWTSPLEGALRLMNFCWIDALTRACGDEQMIAEQERIAQAFVPMHAWWVWRKRSFGSSANNHLMGELAALVMVTKRWPELGKRLRDAESIWKMLETEVLRQLAEDGGNKEQGLHYHLFAWEMAWQAGRVVDGLRGPVLERLRDAARFFCDLSMGGWDFGDSDDAQITPLTLERAHAEREWRAWMLGEAGGVSLRFWLGDAPRFEASASRRWLRYAECGQAMWRDLAWTVRVDGSPLGFGPLAAHGHLDALHASIWVQNVPLVIDPGTGSYYGNAALRSKLAAWEAHNGPVPISGRETPKRAGPFLWMNHHARPDLAVEGEKCSVGLDGVQRVVSVLEADRSVCITDTLNDEIEHVVTWQFSPDWAVEAISKHYFTLRHVGGLTVNLTVKGDGVGSTEVVLNTVSPRFAQVSDAAAVRVRFTGSLASTFSL; this comes from the coding sequence GTGTCAATCCATGTCGAACATGAAACCTCTCTCGAAACTCCACTGGCTCTACCACCGGCTCCGCGCGATGCCGCTAGGGAGATCGCGGGCCGTGTGCGGGCAAAGGCGGTGGAGGCGGCGGTGCCGCTCGCGAAGAAGGGCTGGGAGATGTTTCAGCTCGGGGCGGTGTGTGAGTCTTCTTTGAAGCTGCCGGTGAAGGAGAGTGCTCCGGCGGTGCTGCGTGAGGCTGTGCGGGCGGATGCGGTGCGGATTATGGAGGGGCGATTGCTGCTGCTCGGCTGGAAGGAGGCACAGGTGAGCCGCCCGCCAGTGTGGAGCCGCGATGAAGTGCATGACGTGGCGATTCCGATGACGGTGAAGGATTACCGGCATCTGGAGGGTGGTGCGGATGCTCGCTGCGCATGGGAGATCGCGCGGTGGAGTGAGATGGTGCGGCTGGCGCAGGATGCGTGGCTGAATGGCGAGCTGGTGTCGCTAAAGACGGCCCAGATGTGGATGCACGATTGGATTGAGAAGAATCCGGTGGGGCAGGGGATTCACTGGACGAGCCCGCTGGAGGGGGCGCTGCGGTTGATGAATTTTTGCTGGATCGATGCTCTAACGCGGGCCTGTGGGGACGAACAGATGATCGCGGAGCAGGAGCGGATCGCGCAGGCGTTTGTGCCGATGCATGCGTGGTGGGTGTGGCGGAAGAGGTCGTTTGGCTCCTCGGCGAATAATCATCTGATGGGTGAGCTGGCGGCGCTGGTGATGGTGACGAAGCGCTGGCCGGAGCTGGGCAAACGACTGCGCGATGCGGAGTCGATTTGGAAAATGCTCGAGACCGAGGTGCTGCGGCAGCTTGCGGAGGATGGTGGGAACAAGGAGCAGGGTTTGCATTATCATCTCTTCGCGTGGGAGATGGCTTGGCAGGCTGGAAGAGTGGTGGATGGGCTGCGTGGACCGGTGCTGGAGCGTTTGCGGGATGCGGCGCGGTTTTTCTGCGATCTGTCGATGGGTGGATGGGATTTTGGCGACAGCGATGATGCGCAGATCACACCGCTGACTCTGGAGCGTGCGCATGCGGAGCGTGAATGGCGTGCGTGGATGCTGGGCGAAGCTGGGGGAGTGAGTTTGAGGTTTTGGCTGGGCGATGCGCCGAGGTTTGAGGCTTCGGCATCGCGGAGATGGCTGCGCTACGCGGAATGCGGGCAGGCGATGTGGCGTGATCTGGCATGGACGGTGCGCGTGGATGGCTCGCCGCTGGGTTTTGGGCCGCTGGCGGCGCATGGGCACCTGGATGCGCTGCATGCGTCGATTTGGGTGCAAAACGTGCCGCTGGTGATCGATCCGGGAACGGGCTCGTATTACGGGAATGCGGCTTTGAGGTCGAAATTGGCGGCTTGGGAGGCTCACAATGGGCCGGTGCCAATTTCGGGCCGAGAGACGCCGAAACGTGCGGGGCCGTTTTTATGGATGAATCATCACGCGAGGCCGGATTTGGCCGTGGAAGGCGAAAAGTGCTCGGTGGGCCTCGATGGCGTGCAGCGTGTGGTGAGCGTTTTGGAGGCAGACAGGAGTGTCTGCATCACAGACACGTTAAACGATGAAATAGAGCACGTCGTGACGTGGCAGTTTTCGCCGGATTGGGCGGTGGAGGCGATTTCGAAGCATTATTTCACTTTGAGGCATGTGGGAGGCCTGACGGTGAATTTGACGGTGAAGGGGGATGGCGTCGGATCGACGGAGGTCGTGCTCAATACGGTTTCACCTCGGTTTGCGCAGGTGAGTGATGCCGCGGCGGTGCGGGTGAGGTTCACGGGCAGTCTGGCGAGCACGTTCTCGCTCTGA
- a CDS encoding acyltransferase: protein MIILGICVGYGLLFHGFFSWLSTQSASTIDSLMPLAKFMVTFRIDALAFGSLAAWLLHTNHPFLKYLRSPSAYLISTGIAAWLFLRSEKAPSYYPIALSICFAVILLNIVQDRRASLVLETRVMNYLGRISYGIYMWHPVAIVLAFTSVKAAPFSPWIHYPLTLALTVAIAAFSYHVFEVSSSAKNHSLPKSPAVTHAAKARSYVRRLSSTDFSQHSSVVSRS, encoded by the coding sequence TTGATCATTCTCGGCATCTGCGTTGGCTACGGCCTCTTATTCCACGGCTTTTTCAGTTGGCTGAGCACGCAAAGTGCTTCGACCATCGATAGCCTCATGCCACTGGCCAAATTCATGGTGACATTTCGCATCGATGCCCTGGCCTTTGGCAGCCTAGCAGCTTGGCTACTGCATACCAATCACCCTTTTCTAAAATACCTGCGAAGCCCTTCCGCATACCTCATCTCCACGGGGATCGCAGCTTGGCTTTTCTTGCGCAGCGAAAAGGCACCTAGCTACTACCCTATCGCCCTCTCAATCTGCTTCGCCGTGATCCTTCTCAATATCGTCCAAGATCGCCGTGCATCGCTTGTCCTGGAAACCAGGGTGATGAACTACCTCGGGCGCATCTCCTACGGCATCTACATGTGGCATCCCGTGGCGATCGTCTTGGCGTTCACCTCGGTCAAAGCCGCGCCTTTCTCGCCCTGGATTCATTACCCGCTCACGCTAGCGCTGACCGTGGCCATCGCCGCTTTTTCGTATCACGTCTTTGAGGTATCTTCATCCGCCAAAAATCACTCTTTGCCAAAGTCGCCAGCAGTGACTCACGCAGCTAAAGCCCGCTCATACGTCCGCAGGCTCAGCTCCACCGACTTCTCCCAGCACAGCTCTGTTGTCAGTCGTTCGTAG
- a CDS encoding type II toxin-antitoxin system RelE/ParE family toxin: MNVRFEEEAWIEYQEAAQYSEDRFGLGRQFVAAVQVALSDIAKDPERYQRVGQRVHIFRMKRFPYYLFYQHEAEQETVTIYAVSHHKRRPDYWRGRLWDN; encoded by the coding sequence ATGAATGTTCGGTTCGAAGAGGAAGCTTGGATTGAGTACCAGGAGGCGGCGCAGTACTCGGAAGATCGCTTTGGGCTAGGCAGGCAGTTTGTGGCGGCAGTTCAGGTAGCTTTGAGTGACATCGCCAAGGATCCCGAGCGGTATCAGAGGGTCGGGCAAAGAGTCCACATCTTCCGCATGAAACGGTTTCCCTATTACCTGTTTTACCAGCACGAAGCGGAGCAAGAAACAGTGACTATCTACGCAGTGTCACACCACAAACGCAGGCCGGATTATTGGCGCGGCAGGCTTTGGGATAATTGA